In one window of Larus michahellis chromosome 10, bLarMic1.1, whole genome shotgun sequence DNA:
- the KLF15 gene encoding Krueppel-like factor 15 isoform X2 — MVDHLLPTDESFSSTRSSLGYFGDMTAGVRSYQMLPSPLSEDDSDSSSFCSCSSPDSQVLSSSYGSTSSAEGQDSILDYLLSQASLGNTAASWWDKRRLQPIVKEEYFRLPEFAVDMEDSGPFQPTLEEIEEFLEENMELELKERPKSETKDLRACSQVSVASLQQKDHMLPSASLKESKNEQLSSSTEGGQGSNGGMSLENGIPVMLQIQPVQIKQESNTSPSSQGPAQENIKIAQLLVNIQGQTFALVPQIVQSSNLNLSSKFVRIAPVPIAAKPIGPGGMIQGQTGIIMGQKFQKNPAAELIKMHKCSFPGCTKMYTKSSHLKAHLRRHTGEKPFACTWPGCGWRFSRSDELSRHRRSHSGVKPYQCPVCEKKFARSDHLSKHVKVHRFPRSNRSVRSVN; from the exons ATGGTGGATCACTTGCTGCCTACTGATGAATCCTTTTCATCTACAAGATCTTCTCTTGGATACTTTGGGGACATGACAGCAGGGGTGAGGTCCTACCAAATGCTGCCCTCACCCCTCTCAGAAGATGACAGCGACTCGTCCAGCTTTTGTTCCTGTTCCAGCCCTGACTCCCAGGTTCTCAGCTCCAGCTATGGAAGCACGTCCAGTGCAGAAGGTCAGGACAGTATCTTAGACTACTTATTGTCCCAGGCATCTTTGGGGAACACCGCTGCATCATGGTGGGACAAAAGGAGACTTCAGCCGATAGTGAAAGAGGAGTACTTTAGGTTGCCCGAATTTGCTGTGGATATGGAAGACTCAGGACCATTTCAGCCCACGCTTGAGGAAATTGAGGAATTTCTGGAGGAGAACATGGAGTTGGAGCTCAAAGAAAGACCTAAAAGCGAGACCAAGGACTTGAGAGCTTGCAGCCAAGTTTCTGTTGCTTCACTACAGCAAAAAGACCATATGTTACCCAGCGCTAGTTTAAAAGAGAGTAAAAATGAACAGTTGAGCAGTTCGACGGAAGGTGGCCAAGGTTCAAATGGAGGAATGTCCCTGGAGAATGGGATACCAGTTATGCTTCAAATTCAGCCTGTACAGATCAAACAGGAGTCCAACACGAGCCCCAGTTCCCAAGGACCAGCACAAGAGAACATTAAAATTGCACAGCTCCTAGTCAACATCCAAGGACAGACATTTGCCCTTGTGCCTCAGATAGTTCAGTCATCCAATTTGAACTTGTCCTCTAAATTTGTCCGCATTGCTCCCGTCCCCATCGCCGCCAAGCCAATTGGGCCAGGAGGCATGATCCAGGGTCAGACGGGGATCATCATGGGTCAGAAATTTCAAAAGAACCCTGCAGCAGAACTCATTAAAATGCACAAATGTTCTTTTCCTGGTTGTACCAAGATGTACACGAAAAGCAGCCATTTGAAAGCCCACCTGAGGAGGCACACAGGAGAAAAGCCTTTTGCGTGCACGTGGCCGGGCTGCGGATGGAG GTTCTCCAGGTCAGATGAGCTGTCCCGGCACAGGCGCTCCCACTCAGGGGTGAAACCCTATCAGTGTCCTGTCTGCGAGAAGAAGTTTGCTCGAAGTGACCACTTGTCCAAACATGTCAAGGTGCATCGGTTCCCACGAAGCAACCGCTCCGTCCGCTCCGTGAACTGA
- the KLF15 gene encoding Krueppel-like factor 15 isoform X1 gives MIKPTSDCCCFVFLRSGSHLNFHRLVYAVGISVRDRPGMVDHLLPTDESFSSTRSSLGYFGDMTAGVRSYQMLPSPLSEDDSDSSSFCSCSSPDSQVLSSSYGSTSSAEGQDSILDYLLSQASLGNTAASWWDKRRLQPIVKEEYFRLPEFAVDMEDSGPFQPTLEEIEEFLEENMELELKERPKSETKDLRACSQVSVASLQQKDHMLPSASLKESKNEQLSSSTEGGQGSNGGMSLENGIPVMLQIQPVQIKQESNTSPSSQGPAQENIKIAQLLVNIQGQTFALVPQIVQSSNLNLSSKFVRIAPVPIAAKPIGPGGMIQGQTGIIMGQKFQKNPAAELIKMHKCSFPGCTKMYTKSSHLKAHLRRHTGEKPFACTWPGCGWRFSRSDELSRHRRSHSGVKPYQCPVCEKKFARSDHLSKHVKVHRFPRSNRSVRSVN, from the exons ATGATTAAACCGACTTCTgactgttgctgttttgttttcttacgCTCAGGCTCTCACCTGAACTTTCACCGCCTGGTATATGCTGTTGGGATATCCGTAAGAGATCGCCCAGGAATGGTGGATCACTTGCTGCCTACTGATGAATCCTTTTCATCTACAAGATCTTCTCTTGGATACTTTGGGGACATGACAGCAGGGGTGAGGTCCTACCAAATGCTGCCCTCACCCCTCTCAGAAGATGACAGCGACTCGTCCAGCTTTTGTTCCTGTTCCAGCCCTGACTCCCAGGTTCTCAGCTCCAGCTATGGAAGCACGTCCAGTGCAGAAGGTCAGGACAGTATCTTAGACTACTTATTGTCCCAGGCATCTTTGGGGAACACCGCTGCATCATGGTGGGACAAAAGGAGACTTCAGCCGATAGTGAAAGAGGAGTACTTTAGGTTGCCCGAATTTGCTGTGGATATGGAAGACTCAGGACCATTTCAGCCCACGCTTGAGGAAATTGAGGAATTTCTGGAGGAGAACATGGAGTTGGAGCTCAAAGAAAGACCTAAAAGCGAGACCAAGGACTTGAGAGCTTGCAGCCAAGTTTCTGTTGCTTCACTACAGCAAAAAGACCATATGTTACCCAGCGCTAGTTTAAAAGAGAGTAAAAATGAACAGTTGAGCAGTTCGACGGAAGGTGGCCAAGGTTCAAATGGAGGAATGTCCCTGGAGAATGGGATACCAGTTATGCTTCAAATTCAGCCTGTACAGATCAAACAGGAGTCCAACACGAGCCCCAGTTCCCAAGGACCAGCACAAGAGAACATTAAAATTGCACAGCTCCTAGTCAACATCCAAGGACAGACATTTGCCCTTGTGCCTCAGATAGTTCAGTCATCCAATTTGAACTTGTCCTCTAAATTTGTCCGCATTGCTCCCGTCCCCATCGCCGCCAAGCCAATTGGGCCAGGAGGCATGATCCAGGGTCAGACGGGGATCATCATGGGTCAGAAATTTCAAAAGAACCCTGCAGCAGAACTCATTAAAATGCACAAATGTTCTTTTCCTGGTTGTACCAAGATGTACACGAAAAGCAGCCATTTGAAAGCCCACCTGAGGAGGCACACAGGAGAAAAGCCTTTTGCGTGCACGTGGCCGGGCTGCGGATGGAG GTTCTCCAGGTCAGATGAGCTGTCCCGGCACAGGCGCTCCCACTCAGGGGTGAAACCCTATCAGTGTCCTGTCTGCGAGAAGAAGTTTGCTCGAAGTGACCACTTGTCCAAACATGTCAAGGTGCATCGGTTCCCACGAAGCAACCGCTCCGTCCGCTCCGTGAACTGA